The Patescibacteria group bacterium genome contains the following window.
CTTCTTCTAAAATTTTATCCAAATTATCATGATTTAGTTCCCAAACATTGTCACTAAGAATTTTTATAACTCCGTCTTTATCTGATGGCTTGCCAGCAATGATGACGATTTTTTCTTCGTGCCAGATTTCATTGGTTTGTTTTAGCAGTTTTGGAAAAACTAAAATTTCCAGGGCGCCGCTTGTATCTTCAATTTTTACAAAAAGCATGGGTTCGTTTGAGCGGGTAGTGATTTTTTGAATGTTGGTGATAACCCCCGCGGTTTTAACGGATCCGTAGCTTGTTTTTTGCGAAAGTTGCTGGATTTCTCGACACGAGGTAGTGATGCCTTTTGTATAATTTTCAAACTCCCTAAACGGATGTTCAGAAATGTAAAGGCCCAGCAATTCTTTTTCCCAACTAAGTTTTTTTCTCTCCGGTGCTTCTTCGGCTGGTTCTAGTCTTAGTGAAGGCCCGGTGTCTGGTCCCATAAGGCCGAAAAGGTTGGTCTGGTTGTTGTTTTTTTCTTTTTGGATGTTCTTATTATAGTTCAGGAGATTATCCATATTGGAGAGCATTTGATTGCGCTCGGCAAAGCTATCCAAGGCACCGGATTTTATCAAACTTTCCAAAGATTTTTTATTAAGGTTTTTTGTTTGGACCCTTTGCAAAAAATCTTCTAACGTTTGGAAAGTTCCGTTCTCCTGTCGCTCGCGGATTATAGTTTCAATAATATTTTCACCGACATTCTTTATTGCCAACAACCCAAATCGTATCGCCTTTTTCACATTATGCGTGTCATTTGTAGATTCTGATTCACCCCGTGAAACACTGTCTGTGGCGATTTCACCGGGGTAAATTTGTAGATTTGGGTTTTGCACCACAGTAAATCGTTTAAAGCTCTCGTTAATGTCGGGCGGCAGAATTTCAAGGCCCATTTTGCGGCATTCTTCAACTTCAATAGCAATGCGGTCAGTATCATGTTGATCGCTGGTCAAAAGCGAGGCCATGAATTCCTGGGGATAGTTGGCTTTAAGATAAGCCGTTAAATATGCAATCATAGCATAGCAAGCGGCATGGCTTCTGTTAAAACCATAACCGGCAAAAGGCTCGATAAAAGCAAATATTTTTTGGGCAATTTCTTTTGAAATCCCATTTTCTATGCAACCAGCGATAAACTCTTCTTTTTGCTTGGCTAAAAGCTTGGGGATTTTTTTACCAACAGCTTTTCTTAAAATATCAGCTTCACCCAGGCTAAAACCTGCTAAATCCCGGGCAATTTGCATCACTTGCTCTTGGTAAATAGCTACTCCGTGGGTTTTTTCCAGAATGGGCGTTAATTTGGGATGCAAGTAGTTGGTTTTTTTCTTACCATGTTTTCCGGCAATATAATCAGGAATCCATTCTATTGGCCCTGGCCGGTATAGGGCTACCATGGCAATTATATCTTCCAATTCGGTTGGTTTAAGTTGTACCAGGTAGCGTTTCATGCCGCTTGATTCCAGCTGGAAGACGCCGGTAGTATCGCCATGGCGGAAGAGCTTAAAAGTTTTTTCATCATTAAGCGGTATTTCATCAATATCTATTTCAGTACCGCGAGTATATTTTACGATTTTAAGAGTGTTTTCTAAAGTAGTCAAATTTTTAAGGCCTAAAAAATCCATTTTCAAAAGCCCCAAGTCTTCTATAGGTTTCATTGAGAATTGGGAAATAATAGTTTTGCCTAAAGCTTTAGAATCATATTGAAGCGGGATGTATTCAACCAGGGGCTCGCGAGTAATAACTACACCGCAAGCATGGGTCGAGGCGTGCCGGGCCACGCCTTCTAATTTTTTAGCCATGTCAATAAGTTTTTTGGCTTCCGGATTATTGTCATAAGCCTGTTTAAGTTCGGCATTTATCTCCAGGGCTTTCTCTAGATTGGAAAACGCCGGCACCATTTTGGCCATTTGATCGCAATAAGTATAACTCATTCCTAGAACCCGACCGACATCACGCACAGCGGCGCGGGCCGCCATCGTGCCAAAGGTAATAATTTGGCTGACATGATCGCGGCCATATTTTTGAGAGACATATTCAATAACTTCATCACGCCTGGTGTCGGCAAAATCAAGGTCAATATCCGGCATAGAGATTCGCTCGGGATTTAGGAAGCGCTCAAACAGAAGATTATACTTTAGGGGATCAATATTAGTGATGTTTAGAAGGTAAGATACAATACTTCCAGCTGCACTGCCGCGGCCTGGTCCAACTATAATATTGTTATCTTTGGCCCAGTTAACAAAATCTGCCACAATTAAAAAATAAGGCGTGAATCCTGTTTTTTTAATCACGCCTAATTCATAATCTAACCTTTCTTTTATTATTTGGGGATTAATTTTTTCGCCAGTCTCTGATAGTGTTAAAGAGCGGTTTGACTCTAAGTCAGCTTCCATATTGACGTCATAGCGTTTTTGGACTCCCTTGTAGCAGAGTTTTTTAAGATATTCCCAGTCCGTTATCCCGCTTGGAACATCAAAGTGCGGGAGCTTAACTTTTCCCAGCTCAATTTTTAAGTTACAAGCGCTGGCAATTTTTTGGGTGTTTTCAATTACTTCCGGGTGCTCGCGAAAGTCCTCAATCATTTGTTCGCTTGTTCTAAAAGAGAAGTCTTCGCCCGTCATATTCATTCTGTCGGTGTCTTCCAACTTTTTCTTGGTTTGCAGACAAAGCAAAATATCTTGGGCCTTATCATCATCGGATTCTAAATAATGGATGTCATTAGCGGCGACACAAGGAATGCCAAGTTCTTTCGAGATTTCAAATAAAGCATCGTTCACTGTTTTTTGCTCTGGCAGGTTAGGATGATGCTGGACTTCAAGATAAAAGTTGCCTGCGCCGTAAATTTGATTATATTCAAGAGCAATCTCTTTAGCCTTGTCTTTTTTGCCAGTGATGATTAGTTTTGGAATTTCGCCCTGGAGGCAGGCGCTGCAGGCGATTAGACCGTCGTTATATTTTCTGATTAGTTCTAAATCAATCCTTGGTTTATAATAAAAACCCTCAAGATGGGCTTTGGTTGTAAGCTTAAGCAGATTTTTGTAGCCAATTTCATTTTTGGCCAAAAGTACTAAGTGGTGCCGCTCTTCATCAATCCGGGGTTGTTTATTGAGCCGGCCGTTTGGCGCCACATAAAACTCCACTCCGATAATCGGTTTAATATCCGCTTCTTTACAGGTTTTATAAAACTCAATCGCGCCATACATTACTCCATGGTCGGTGAGCGCTAACGAGTCCATGTTGCATTTTTTAGCCTTAGCCACCAGTTCATCAATTTTTGGCAAGCCGTCTAGCAAAGAATAGTGGCTGTGGGTGTGAAGATGGGTGAATTTCATAAGAAGTTTCGCTAATATTATCGCGAATTCATTTCGCTAATTAATCGCGAATTTAGGGTTGACATAAGATTTTATTTGTGCTAAGATATTGTATTACCAATTCACAGTAACAGTAATAGATTCGTTCATTTTTTCATCCGAAACCCAGAAGGAGGACAACATGAAAGAGGTGTTGGTTGTTCATCAGAGGCCCATCGAAGCTGATATTATGCGTTGGCTTGATACTAACTTTCCTCGGGAAGAGTGGCACCAGGTATTGACTACACCTGATATTGTTCGGACAGACCCACGTTGCTTGGTAGATGATAGCGAGGTATCGGGCCGGGATCCCCGTTTTGACATAGCAATTTTTGTTGATGTGTCACCCCTTGGATTATGTGGACCGTTGATCATGGCGGGGATATCTATCGGGTGGGTTACCCATCCTCCAAATGTTATGCAAGGGGAATTTTAGCAAAGGTTTTGTGAGTCGGGCAAAGCTCTTTATTTTTAAATTTCAAAACAAAATCCACCAAGGAAGTCAACTTTTCTTTGGTGGTTTTTTATTTTTATTTTCGTTTATGTATTTTTATTAACTCTATTAACTTATTTACTGATTTCCTTACTTACTTGATTACTTCACTACTCGATTACCCAATCCCTACTTTTTTATTTCCGCAATTATCTTTTTCCCTCTTTGTTTTAATGTTTTTTTGCTTTCTTGTTTTTTTGATTTCAGATAGTCAGTAACTTTAGTAGCCGCCTCTATGACGGCCCCAACATACGAAGCGCCAGCTTCAATTTTTTTCTTGAGTAAATCAAGGATTTCCCCGATCTTATCAAGCTTTTCTTTTCCTGATTTAACCACATCATGCATTCGCTTGGCAGTCATTATAAAGTAATACAAGAGCCAGCAGAAAAATACAGTTATCCACAAAATACAAAAAGCAATGACAATAAATAAAAGGTCTTTGGAAGTTTGAAGAATCATTTTGATTATAAGTTAGATTAGTTAGAGCGGCGGGGTTAGAAACTGATAGAAATTAGTTGCCAGAAAACAGAGATCAGTTTCAGAAGTCAGGGATATGAAGACAGGGCGGAAACCAGAGAACAGAAAATTGTGTGGCGTTGATTTCTGTTTTTGATTTTTTTTACCGATTTCTGTTTCTCTCTTTTCTATAACCGTTTTCCGACTTCGGATAACTGATTTCTATTTAGGATATCTTTATTATACCACAAATAAATTTATCAACAAATCCACAGGTGTTTTATTTATCTAAAAATTAGTGTATAATAAAAACATGGATATGGAGGAGGTTGGGCAACCCAACCCGTTAAAATTTAGAATTTTCTACTATTTTGCCAGCCATAAAGTTTTCTTGAAAAGGCTGGGGTTTTTTCTTATTATTCTTTTATCCGTTTATCTCTATGGTTACAGCGCTTACCACTTGACTAATTATTTTCTGGGGAGCAGGGAATACGAGGCCATGATTCG
Protein-coding sequences here:
- a CDS encoding DNA polymerase III subunit alpha, translated to MKFTHLHTHSHYSLLDGLPKIDELVAKAKKCNMDSLALTDHGVMYGAIEFYKTCKEADIKPIIGVEFYVAPNGRLNKQPRIDEERHHLVLLAKNEIGYKNLLKLTTKAHLEGFYYKPRIDLELIRKYNDGLIACSACLQGEIPKLIITGKKDKAKEIALEYNQIYGAGNFYLEVQHHPNLPEQKTVNDALFEISKELGIPCVAANDIHYLESDDDKAQDILLCLQTKKKLEDTDRMNMTGEDFSFRTSEQMIEDFREHPEVIENTQKIASACNLKIELGKVKLPHFDVPSGITDWEYLKKLCYKGVQKRYDVNMEADLESNRSLTLSETGEKINPQIIKERLDYELGVIKKTGFTPYFLIVADFVNWAKDNNIIVGPGRGSAAGSIVSYLLNITNIDPLKYNLLFERFLNPERISMPDIDLDFADTRRDEVIEYVSQKYGRDHVSQIITFGTMAARAAVRDVGRVLGMSYTYCDQMAKMVPAFSNLEKALEINAELKQAYDNNPEAKKLIDMAKKLEGVARHASTHACGVVITREPLVEYIPLQYDSKALGKTIISQFSMKPIEDLGLLKMDFLGLKNLTTLENTLKIVKYTRGTEIDIDEIPLNDEKTFKLFRHGDTTGVFQLESSGMKRYLVQLKPTELEDIIAMVALYRPGPIEWIPDYIAGKHGKKKTNYLHPKLTPILEKTHGVAIYQEQVMQIARDLAGFSLGEADILRKAVGKKIPKLLAKQKEEFIAGCIENGISKEIAQKIFAFIEPFAGYGFNRSHAACYAMIAYLTAYLKANYPQEFMASLLTSDQHDTDRIAIEVEECRKMGLEILPPDINESFKRFTVVQNPNLQIYPGEIATDSVSRGESESTNDTHNVKKAIRFGLLAIKNVGENIIETIIRERQENGTFQTLEDFLQRVQTKNLNKKSLESLIKSGALDSFAERNQMLSNMDNLLNYNKNIQKEKNNNQTNLFGLMGPDTGPSLRLEPAEEAPERKKLSWEKELLGLYISEHPFREFENYTKGITTSCREIQQLSQKTSYGSVKTAGVITNIQKITTRSNEPMLFVKIEDTSGALEILVFPKLLKQTNEIWHEEKIVIIAGKPSDKDGVIKILSDNVWELNHDNLDKILEEVKKTTNKNGYTNGYANYNNGYNNYTTNNPNNNQQSPNQAIKIIMPPALNQELGEKLKSLLKASPPGQHKVYLLFPHVKGAETRKIATNFFLNLNDELKIKIEQILGMGTVTLDKF